The following proteins are co-located in the Fibrobacter sp. genome:
- a CDS encoding carbohydrate-binding protein, producing the protein MKKELLFSAVLALVGATESFAGNAKAETLNGRSIYVYAPANIEKNKPLLISCHGMNQDAAYQSNQARWEDIADTARFVVVYPNGINKGWDLGGDKDINLMKDIIDEMSKRYQIDLSRVYLSGFSMGGMFTYYAMGKIADKIAAFAPVSGYMMGGPGKAQRPVPIIHHHGTSDDVVTYNNVMTHINAYKNQFNCPANPSETQTFPANSKSEMWGPCDDGVSVKLVTLGGKGHWHSNDEAVVHTSKSIWNFIKNYTLDGSVDAVEPEPQKPFKGTAIAIPGKVEAEDFDIPGVGRNADGTTNQSFSVATSENKGDSDYRKDTPVSIYKKATGNVIGYNGEGNWYEYTVDVKADGEYTVYAAVAAAGSTSSFQLSMDGKEISEKVAVPAAAAGEDNYDDYNKVSFDVKLSKGQHILRLTVTGAWFDIDYMTFVAKGEADPEPIETPAVDPVDPENPGNQTGDSDKCDEGEKCEGSPATIHSRIALDGATSRSFKVYSLSGAFLGTKIPEKAGIYMIRTGSAMKMIQVKK; encoded by the coding sequence ATGAAAAAGGAACTTCTCTTTTCCGCCGTGTTGGCACTGGTTGGTGCGACAGAATCTTTTGCAGGTAATGCAAAGGCCGAAACTTTGAACGGTCGCTCCATTTATGTTTATGCGCCTGCAAACATTGAGAAGAACAAGCCGCTTTTGATTTCCTGCCATGGCATGAATCAGGATGCTGCCTACCAGAGCAATCAGGCCCGCTGGGAAGATATTGCCGATACCGCCCGCTTTGTGGTGGTTTACCCCAACGGCATCAACAAGGGCTGGGATCTTGGCGGTGACAAGGATATCAACCTGATGAAGGACATTATCGACGAAATGTCCAAGCGTTACCAGATTGACCTTTCCCGCGTATACCTGTCCGGCTTTAGCATGGGCGGCATGTTCACCTATTACGCCATGGGTAAGATTGCCGACAAGATTGCTGCCTTCGCTCCTGTTTCCGGTTACATGATGGGCGGCCCGGGCAAGGCTCAGCGCCCTGTGCCTATTATTCACCATCACGGCACCAGCGACGATGTGGTTACCTACAACAACGTGATGACCCACATCAATGCCTACAAGAATCAGTTTAACTGCCCTGCAAATCCCTCTGAAACCCAGACGTTCCCTGCAAATTCCAAGTCTGAAATGTGGGGCCCCTGCGATGATGGCGTTAGCGTCAAGCTTGTAACCTTGGGCGGCAAGGGCCATTGGCATTCCAACGACGAGGCTGTGGTTCATACCAGCAAGTCCATCTGGAACTTTATCAAGAATTACACTCTGGACGGCTCCGTAGATGCAGTAGAACCAGAACCCCAGAAGCCATTCAAGGGTACAGCTATCGCTATCCCGGGTAAGGTGGAAGCCGAAGATTTCGATATTCCGGGCGTTGGCCGCAATGCAGATGGTACTACCAATCAGTCCTTCAGCGTTGCCACTTCCGAAAACAAGGGCGATTCTGACTACCGTAAGGATACCCCGGTAAGCATCTACAAGAAGGCCACCGGCAATGTCATCGGGTATAACGGCGAAGGCAACTGGTACGAATATACGGTTGATGTGAAGGCCGACGGCGAATACACGGTTTACGCCGCTGTTGCCGCCGCAGGTTCTACTTCCAGTTTCCAGCTGTCCATGGACGGCAAGGAAATTTCCGAGAAGGTTGCCGTTCCCGCGGCTGCCGCAGGCGAGGACAACTATGATGATTACAACAAGGTCAGCTTTGACGTGAAGCTTTCCAAGGGTCAGCATATCCTGCGTCTTACCGTCACTGGCGCCTGGTTTGACATCGACTACATGACCTTTGTAGCAAAGGGCGAGGCCGACCCGGAACCTATCGAGACTCCTGCAGTCGATCCAGTTGATCCGGAAAATCCGGGCAATCAGACTGGCGATTCCGATAAGTGCGACGAAGGTGAAAAGTGCGAGGGCTCTCCTGCTACAATTCATTCACGAATCGCCTTAGACGGAGCTACATCCAGAAGTTTTAAGGTTTACAGCCTGTCTGGCGCATTCTTGGGAACGAAGATTCCTGAAAAGGCTGGTATATACATGATTCGTACCGGCAGTGCCATGAAAATGATTCAGGTCAAGAAGTAA
- a CDS encoding carbohydrate-binding protein: protein MKVSIKGLVAGAALMLASQASAAPNPNFHIYIAYGQSNMAGAGSIQAGDQDPVDNFVMISGVDCNSRKGGTNIKLAKGQWSKAVPPMFHCQEGLSVADYFGKTMAKEMPNVTIGIIPVAVGGASIKLFDKAQWQSYVNSSESWLANWAKDYDSQGNDYAAIINLAKKAQEVGVIKGFIFHQGETDGGMGNWEQIVQKTYNDMRNDLGIKEELPFVAGEMVYNGACHGMSTRVNGLSKYFAKFGVAKSQGTGMQSDRLHFDHDGYVEMGKRYAAEMLKLIDKTVDPSAPSVSVPLYGGGSAGSEKPEEYGPYGDVFKIPGKIQAEDYNKGGSGVAYSDMDSKNQGDEYRGDGVDIYKAGMGMAVGYCQKGEWMKYSVHVEEDGEYEMSALLSGTNGTGAIAVYLGDDKIGETMVSKQNAADDYDTYTSISGGKVTLKAGDYDLKIQIESDWVNIDYVEFKKAEAEVVEPDPENPVPSDTTVKDTLPVVCEGSECFEPIGIRAGVLANRVEDMSKAQYFDMRGNRVGKSDAQKLGVYLVRVPGVKSFIVRKEK from the coding sequence ATGAAGGTTTCAATTAAAGGTTTAGTGGCAGGTGCTGCGCTGATGCTTGCAAGCCAGGCTAGTGCGGCGCCTAATCCCAATTTCCACATTTATATCGCCTACGGCCAGAGCAACATGGCTGGCGCTGGCTCCATTCAGGCGGGCGATCAGGATCCTGTTGACAACTTTGTCATGATCTCCGGTGTTGACTGTAATTCCCGTAAGGGCGGTACCAACATCAAGCTTGCCAAGGGTCAGTGGTCCAAGGCCGTGCCTCCTATGTTCCATTGCCAGGAAGGCCTTTCTGTGGCAGACTATTTCGGAAAGACCATGGCCAAGGAAATGCCCAACGTGACCATCGGTATTATTCCTGTGGCTGTTGGTGGCGCCTCCATCAAGCTGTTTGACAAGGCCCAGTGGCAGAGCTATGTGAACTCCTCCGAAAGTTGGCTTGCCAATTGGGCAAAAGATTATGACTCCCAGGGCAATGATTATGCTGCTATTATCAACCTGGCCAAGAAGGCTCAGGAAGTGGGTGTCATCAAGGGATTCATTTTCCATCAGGGCGAAACCGATGGCGGCATGGGTAACTGGGAACAGATTGTCCAAAAGACTTATAACGACATGCGTAACGACCTGGGCATTAAGGAAGAATTGCCCTTCGTCGCTGGTGAAATGGTGTACAATGGCGCCTGCCACGGCATGAGCACCCGCGTAAACGGTCTTTCCAAGTACTTTGCAAAGTTTGGCGTTGCCAAGTCCCAGGGAACGGGCATGCAGAGCGACCGTTTGCACTTTGACCACGATGGCTATGTAGAAATGGGTAAGCGTTACGCTGCCGAAATGCTGAAGCTTATCGACAAGACGGTGGATCCCAGCGCACCCTCGGTAAGTGTACCTCTTTACGGCGGCGGTTCTGCAGGTAGCGAAAAGCCCGAGGAATATGGCCCCTATGGCGACGTGTTCAAGATTCCTGGCAAGATTCAGGCCGAAGACTACAACAAGGGCGGTTCCGGCGTTGCCTATTCCGATATGGATAGCAAGAACCAGGGCGATGAATACCGCGGTGACGGCGTCGATATTTACAAGGCCGGCATGGGCATGGCTGTAGGTTACTGCCAGAAGGGTGAATGGATGAAGTACTCCGTTCATGTGGAAGAAGACGGCGAATACGAAATGAGCGCGCTTCTTTCTGGCACGAACGGTACCGGTGCTATCGCAGTCTACCTGGGTGATGACAAGATTGGTGAAACCATGGTTTCTAAGCAGAATGCTGCCGACGACTATGATACCTATACGAGCATTAGCGGTGGTAAGGTTACCTTGAAGGCCGGCGATTATGATCTCAAGATCCAGATTGAGTCGGACTGGGTAAATATTGACTATGTGGAATTCAAGAAGGCTGAAGCCGAAGTTGTGGAGCCGGACCCGGAAAATCCCGTTCCGTCTGATACCACAGTGAAGGATACGTTGCCTGTTGTATGCGAAGGCTCTGAATGCTTTGAACCAATTGGCATTCGTGCCGGCGTTTTGGCTAACCGTGTAGAGGATATGTCTAAGGCCCAGTACTTTGATATGCGGGGTAATCGTGTAGGCAAGTCCGATGCCCAGAAGCTGGGTGTCTACCTGGTTCGTGTTCCCGGTGTAAAGTCCTTTATTGTCCGTAAGGAGAAGTAA
- a CDS encoding family 43 glycosylhydrolase, which yields MGCFKKILGAAALIGSALAGSAVAASVSNPWIYSDVPDLCIAKGEGDNYYMVSTTMHYAPGVPIMKSTDLANWRTVNYAYQTLTNSDNMNLNGGKNAYGKGSWASAIRYHKGKWYILTPSYTTNKTHLYITDDIENGPFTEKLLPFYHDPSFFIDDDGSAYVVYGGGQLSIVKLKSDLSGPDGGSTVLVSEALRNQTSGTSSYIVALEGAHMEKVNGEYYLFGISWYGPCRTELVFRSKSLKSGYSGKVFLQNNGVAQGSIFQTEGGKWYGYLFRDSGGIGRIPYLMEVEWKDGWPTVVGGKAPSTINLPNAVDPGYGMVTSDEFDGPELPLEWQWNHNPDNSKWALSDGKLKITTGRVDGKLYNAKNTLTQRTYGPKCSGRTLVSGKDMKDGDVAGLVALADSLGFVALEKNGNSFEVVYYEREFKISGTPINGDEVYLRIDFDFTRDRANFYYSTDGKSWTKYGKELKLPYTLGMFVGYRFGLFNYAKKTAGGTAAFDWFKVGDDVNDEIYLDGAIEPVPQTAHNATQTPWAIPGKIQMEDFDDPGKGKDGASYYDTDSENHGDSDYRSNTGVDLYKKSNDRVIVGYNAEGEWLEYTVNVKEAGDYTLFAAVAAAGSTSSFKFSLDGKDITETIAVPAAKAGEENYDDYNKVSANVTLPAGEHVLRFTVVGSWLDIDYITFVKGKDATDPEPIVEPEDPEEGEGDDEGSGDHTVIASKIQYSVSQGQNYNVFSLTGTFMGSIEAANIQQIRTQTRNLVKQQGIYLVKSTKNGLIHRVSITK from the coding sequence ATGGGATGTTTTAAGAAGATTTTGGGCGCCGCAGCCTTGATTGGCTCTGCCTTGGCAGGTTCTGCTGTTGCCGCATCCGTTTCCAATCCGTGGATTTATTCCGATGTTCCGGACCTTTGCATTGCCAAGGGCGAGGGCGACAACTATTACATGGTAAGTACCACCATGCACTATGCTCCTGGTGTGCCTATCATGAAGTCTACCGACTTGGCAAATTGGCGTACCGTCAATTATGCTTACCAGACCTTGACCAATAGCGACAACATGAACCTGAACGGCGGCAAGAATGCCTACGGTAAGGGCTCCTGGGCATCCGCTATCCGTTATCATAAGGGCAAGTGGTATATCTTGACTCCGTCCTATACCACCAACAAAACTCATCTTTATATTACCGACGATATCGAAAACGGTCCCTTTACCGAAAAGCTTTTGCCTTTCTATCACGACCCCAGCTTCTTTATTGACGATGATGGCAGTGCCTACGTTGTTTACGGCGGTGGCCAGCTCAGTATCGTAAAGCTGAAATCCGACCTTTCCGGCCCCGATGGCGGATCTACCGTATTGGTGAGCGAAGCCCTGCGTAATCAGACTTCTGGCACTAGCAGCTACATTGTGGCTCTTGAAGGTGCCCACATGGAAAAAGTCAATGGCGAATACTACCTGTTTGGCATTAGCTGGTATGGCCCTTGCCGTACAGAATTGGTATTCCGTTCCAAGAGCCTTAAGAGTGGTTATTCCGGCAAGGTTTTCCTGCAGAACAACGGTGTTGCTCAGGGTAGTATCTTCCAGACCGAAGGTGGCAAGTGGTATGGCTACCTGTTCCGCGATAGCGGTGGCATCGGTCGTATTCCCTATTTGATGGAAGTGGAATGGAAGGATGGCTGGCCCACTGTTGTTGGCGGCAAGGCTCCTTCTACCATCAATTTGCCGAACGCTGTTGATCCTGGCTATGGCATGGTTACCTCCGATGAATTCGACGGTCCGGAGCTTCCGCTGGAATGGCAGTGGAACCACAATCCCGATAACAGCAAGTGGGCTCTTTCCGACGGCAAGCTGAAGATTACCACTGGCCGCGTCGATGGCAAGCTTTATAATGCAAAGAACACCTTGACCCAGCGTACCTATGGCCCCAAGTGCTCTGGCCGTACTCTGGTGAGCGGCAAGGACATGAAGGATGGCGATGTTGCCGGTCTTGTTGCACTTGCAGACTCCCTGGGCTTTGTTGCTCTGGAAAAGAACGGCAACAGCTTTGAAGTGGTTTACTACGAACGTGAATTCAAGATTTCCGGCACTCCTATCAATGGCGACGAAGTTTACCTCCGCATAGACTTCGACTTCACTAGGGACCGCGCAAACTTCTACTACAGCACTGATGGAAAGAGCTGGACCAAGTATGGCAAGGAACTGAAGTTGCCCTATACCTTGGGCATGTTCGTGGGTTACCGTTTTGGCCTGTTTAACTATGCCAAGAAGACTGCCGGTGGTACCGCCGCATTTGACTGGTTCAAGGTTGGCGACGATGTCAACGACGAAATCTACCTGGATGGCGCAATTGAACCTGTTCCCCAGACCGCTCATAACGCTACTCAGACCCCGTGGGCAATTCCGGGAAAGATCCAGATGGAAGATTTCGATGATCCGGGCAAGGGCAAGGATGGCGCCTCCTACTATGATACCGATTCCGAAAATCATGGCGACTCCGACTATCGTAGCAATACCGGCGTTGATCTGTACAAGAAGTCCAACGATCGCGTTATCGTTGGCTACAACGCAGAAGGCGAATGGCTGGAATACACCGTGAACGTAAAGGAAGCTGGCGACTACACCCTGTTTGCCGCTGTTGCCGCCGCAGGTTCTACCTCTAGCTTCAAGTTCTCCCTGGATGGCAAGGACATTACCGAAACCATCGCGGTTCCTGCTGCTAAGGCTGGCGAAGAAAACTACGATGACTACAACAAGGTTTCTGCCAATGTCACTTTGCCCGCTGGCGAACATGTGCTGCGCTTTACCGTAGTTGGTTCCTGGCTTGATATTGACTACATCACCTTCGTGAAGGGTAAGGATGCTACTGACCCGGAACCCATCGTAGAACCGGAAGATCCCGAAGAAGGTGAAGGCGATGACGAAGGCAGTGGTGACCATACCGTGATTGCTTCCAAGATCCAGTATAGTGTTTCCCAGGGCCAGAATTACAATGTATTCAGCTTGACTGGAACGTTCATGGGTAGCATCGAAGCTGCCAATATTCAGCAAATTAGAACACAGACTCGCAACTTGGTCAAGCAGCAGGGTATTTATCTGGTCAAGTCTACCAAGAACGGCCTGATTCATCGTGTGTCTATTACAAAATAG
- a CDS encoding carbohydrate-binding protein, which produces MGFSSRLARSIFALGTVLSLASLAVAAPNPNFHIYIAYGQSNMAGNGEIVPSVDQATNPKNFLMLASHTANASSRKGQTNQSIKMGEWYPAIPPMFHAFEQLSPADYFGRAMVDSLPGVTVGIIPVAIGAVSIRAFDKDQYESYFKGDGKDIMSWGWPKDYDNNPPGRILELAKKAQQVGVIKGFIFHQGESDGVDDNWRRTVYKTYKDVIDALGLNENDVPFVAGEMLQESGACCSSKNPGIAMLKNNFKKFGLASSQGLKGNGKDPYHFGREGVIELGKRYASEMLKLIDKTIDPNAPPVDLVNPENSVVPDEPPEEYGPYVDVIEIPGKVQAENYNKGGAEVAYHDNNKGNEGGILRKDDVDIYQPNMGMVVGYCEKGDWMKYSVKVAEDGDYEISALVAGDNGTGSFALYIDDKKIGEDLVNEGKGFGEFTTVSGGKATLKAGEHELKLEITNSWIDIDYVEFKKVSGQTSVDPENPKDPVIIIDSVFNRIPCDEADCPDAIGQKLMVNGPLDMSKAQYFDMNGNRIGKAAARNQGIYLVRIPGVKTFIVRNNK; this is translated from the coding sequence ATGGGTTTTTCTAGCAGGCTTGCCCGTTCTATTTTCGCGTTGGGCACAGTTTTATCTCTTGCTTCGTTGGCTGTCGCTGCTCCCAATCCCAATTTCCATATTTATATCGCCTACGGCCAGTCCAATATGGCGGGTAACGGCGAAATTGTGCCTTCCGTAGATCAGGCGACCAATCCAAAGAATTTTTTGATGCTAGCCTCCCATACGGCAAACGCTAGCAGCCGTAAAGGCCAGACCAATCAGTCCATCAAGATGGGCGAGTGGTATCCGGCAATTCCCCCCATGTTCCACGCCTTCGAACAGCTTTCTCCGGCGGACTACTTTGGCCGCGCTATGGTAGATTCTCTTCCGGGTGTCACCGTGGGTATTATTCCCGTTGCCATCGGTGCCGTAAGTATCCGCGCCTTCGACAAGGACCAGTATGAATCCTACTTCAAGGGCGACGGTAAGGACATCATGTCCTGGGGCTGGCCCAAGGATTACGACAACAATCCTCCGGGACGTATCCTGGAACTTGCCAAGAAGGCCCAGCAGGTGGGCGTCATCAAGGGCTTCATTTTCCATCAGGGCGAATCTGACGGCGTTGACGACAACTGGCGTAGAACCGTTTACAAGACCTACAAGGACGTGATTGACGCTCTCGGCCTGAACGAAAACGATGTTCCCTTTGTGGCAGGCGAAATGCTCCAGGAATCTGGCGCCTGCTGCTCCAGCAAGAATCCGGGCATCGCCATGCTCAAGAACAACTTCAAGAAGTTCGGCCTGGCTTCTTCTCAGGGCCTGAAGGGCAATGGCAAGGATCCTTATCACTTTGGCCGCGAAGGCGTTATTGAGCTGGGCAAGCGCTATGCTTCCGAAATGCTGAAGCTTATTGACAAGACCATCGACCCCAACGCTCCTCCTGTAGATTTGGTAAATCCGGAAAATTCCGTTGTTCCCGACGAACCTCCTGAAGAATACGGCCCCTATGTAGATGTCATTGAAATTCCGGGCAAGGTCCAGGCTGAAAACTACAACAAGGGTGGTGCCGAGGTTGCCTATCACGATAACAACAAGGGTAACGAAGGCGGAATCCTCCGTAAGGATGACGTAGACATTTACCAGCCCAATATGGGTATGGTTGTGGGCTACTGCGAGAAGGGCGACTGGATGAAGTATTCCGTGAAGGTCGCTGAAGATGGTGACTACGAAATCTCCGCTCTGGTGGCGGGCGACAATGGCACCGGCAGTTTTGCTCTTTACATCGACGATAAGAAGATTGGCGAGGACCTCGTTAACGAAGGTAAGGGCTTTGGCGAATTTACCACCGTAAGTGGTGGCAAGGCAACCCTCAAGGCTGGCGAACATGAGCTGAAGCTTGAAATCACCAATTCTTGGATTGACATTGACTACGTGGAGTTCAAGAAGGTTTCTGGACAGACCAGCGTGGATCCGGAAAATCCCAAGGATCCTGTGATAATAATAGATTCAGTGTTTAACCGCATTCCTTGTGACGAAGCTGATTGCCCGGATGCCATTGGCCAGAAACTCATGGTAAATGGTCCGCTGGATATGTCCAAGGCTCAGTACTTTGACATGAACGGAAATCGCATAGGAAAGGCTGCTGCAAGGAATCAGGGTATTTACCTTGTCCGTATTCCGGGCGTAAAGACATTTATTGTACGAAACAATAAGTAA
- a CDS encoding carbohydrate-binding protein, which yields MFGLKKSLGVAAMATLAIAASVNAHPDSLVLTPPLGWNSWNVFHENINENQIKEVADAMVSSGLRDAGYIYLNLDDNWMDTKRDANGDLQNHPKTFPSGMKALADYIHKKGLKFGVYGDRGKRTCHHYNSNWDSENGSYMHEEQDAKKFAEWGVDYLKYDNCDPAPGSNQEADYTRMSKALRNSGRDIVFSICAWEYKDWMPKIAHLWRTTFDIGPEWRSTSWYRGVYEIIDANDKYWKIAKPGNWNDPDMLEVDNRNLTYEEQKSQMTMWSIMAAPIMISSDVRKMSDQVKDLYLNKDMIAINQDSLGVQGHRISNVNGKQVWTKPLRNGDLAVALLNDNTSTQTIEVNFKDIGVEGEVEVRDVWQKKDLGLKSSVSAEIPAHGTVYLRLVVKPVPREPFGGKAAVIPGKIEMENFDIPGTGAGNASFNEMDSENHGDSDLRPGTGVDLYKKATGVIVGYNQAGEWLEYTVNVAETGTYTMYAAVAAAGSTSSFKLSMDGKDITEEILVPKAAEGEENYDDYNKVKANVNLTKGEHILRFTVTGDWMDIDYINFVAGENAKDDAPIEGKEENPDDSNDPANGADDSGDGTAIHVSNVGFSAATVREFNVFAATGKHLGRVTLGASSANEVSASLKAAGYAKGVYMVRGANGSKIMRVQVK from the coding sequence ATGTTCGGTTTGAAAAAGTCTTTAGGTGTTGCAGCTATGGCAACTTTGGCCATTGCGGCCTCTGTAAACGCGCATCCCGATAGCTTGGTGCTTACGCCCCCTCTGGGTTGGAACAGCTGGAACGTGTTCCACGAAAACATTAATGAAAACCAGATCAAGGAAGTTGCCGACGCCATGGTTTCTTCCGGCCTTCGCGATGCTGGCTACATCTATCTGAACTTGGATGACAACTGGATGGATACCAAACGCGACGCCAATGGTGACCTTCAGAACCATCCCAAGACTTTTCCCAGCGGTATGAAGGCTCTGGCCGATTACATTCATAAGAAGGGTCTGAAGTTTGGTGTGTATGGCGACCGCGGTAAACGTACCTGCCATCATTACAACAGCAACTGGGACAGTGAAAACGGCTCCTACATGCACGAAGAACAGGATGCCAAGAAGTTTGCCGAATGGGGCGTTGACTACTTGAAGTACGATAACTGCGACCCGGCTCCCGGCTCCAACCAGGAAGCGGATTACACCCGCATGAGTAAGGCTCTCCGCAATTCCGGCCGCGACATCGTGTTCAGCATTTGCGCCTGGGAATATAAGGACTGGATGCCGAAAATCGCCCATCTGTGGCGTACCACTTTCGATATTGGCCCCGAATGGAGATCTACCTCCTGGTACCGCGGCGTTTACGAAATTATCGATGCCAATGACAAGTACTGGAAGATTGCAAAGCCGGGTAACTGGAATGACCCGGACATGCTGGAAGTGGATAACAGAAACCTGACTTACGAAGAACAGAAGTCCCAGATGACCATGTGGTCCATTATGGCGGCTCCCATCATGATCAGTTCCGATGTCCGCAAGATGAGTGATCAGGTTAAGGACCTTTACCTGAACAAGGATATGATTGCCATTAACCAGGACTCCCTGGGCGTTCAGGGCCATCGAATTTCCAATGTGAACGGCAAGCAGGTTTGGACCAAACCCTTGCGCAATGGTGACCTCGCTGTAGCCCTCCTGAATGACAATACTTCTACCCAGACTATCGAAGTCAACTTTAAGGATATTGGCGTAGAAGGCGAAGTGGAAGTCCGCGATGTCTGGCAGAAGAAGGATCTGGGCCTAAAGTCCAGTGTTTCTGCGGAAATCCCGGCACACGGCACCGTATATCTCCGTCTTGTTGTAAAGCCCGTTCCTCGTGAACCCTTTGGCGGTAAGGCAGCAGTCATTCCTGGCAAGATCGAAATGGAAAACTTCGACATTCCGGGTACTGGCGCAGGTAACGCTTCCTTCAACGAAATGGATTCCGAAAACCACGGCGATAGCGATCTTCGCCCGGGTACCGGTGTGGACCTCTACAAGAAGGCAACTGGCGTGATTGTGGGCTACAACCAGGCCGGCGAATGGCTGGAATACACCGTGAATGTCGCTGAAACTGGCACTTACACCATGTATGCCGCAGTTGCTGCCGCAGGTTCCACTTCCAGCTTCAAGCTGTCCATGGACGGAAAGGATATCACTGAAGAAATCCTTGTTCCCAAGGCTGCCGAAGGTGAAGAAAACTACGATGACTACAATAAGGTGAAAGCCAACGTGAACCTGACCAAGGGTGAACATATCCTTCGCTTTACGGTCACTGGCGACTGGATGGATATCGACTATATCAACTTTGTGGCTGGCGAAAATGCGAAGGACGACGCTCCCATCGAAGGCAAGGAAGAAAATCCTGATGATTCCAATGATCCTGCTAATGGAGCGGACGACTCTGGCGACGGTACCGCCATCCATGTCAGCAATGTTGGTTTCAGTGCTGCAACAGTTCGTGAATTCAACGTGTTTGCTGCAACAGGTAAACATCTTGGCCGCGTAACTCTCGGAGCATCTTCTGCAAATGAAGTTTCCGCTTCTCTGAAGGCCGCCGGCTATGCCAAGGGCGTTTACATGGTTCGCGGAGCTAATGGCTCTAAGATCATGCGAGTTCAGGTGAAGTAG